The Prochlorococcus marinus str. MIT 1214 sequence TTAAAGGCTTTCCGGGTAATCTTGAGGATTTATACCTGGCTGGAATGATAACGCAAGATCTCATTATCTATATTCCATATATACTTATTTTTTCTAATCCAGAATATTGACTAGGAGTAATAGCTATCAGTCGTAAGTTATTTGCTCTCTGTTTAAATTTATCAATCAATTCATTAATTTCTGAATTTCGAATATCTCCCAAACCATAACCTTCAAATCCAGAAAGAAAAGCCTTTTTAGCTTTACCACTAGCAATAAATGAAAGAACGTATGCAAATACCAATTGATTAGGTATTATTCCATAGCTCTTATTAAATTCAAATCCATCCTTTGAAATGCCAATTCCATAGTCCAATACGTTTTTCCGTCTAAGTTTGCGAGACAAAGATTTTGGAAGCATTGATAACGGAGTGATCAATGGCTGAGTTAAGCCTAAATATATATCTAAATCAGCCATTAATCTCATTGGATTGCATGCGATACGATAATCAATCAAACTTTCATCAATTTGAGAACAAGCGTTCAATGCAATAACAACAGGTTTTTGTTTTCTAATAAAATCTTCAAGGGCTTTTCTATGAAGCTCTAAATTCTTACTAGATCCAATAATTAAAACTTCTTTATTATTTAATATTGTAATTGGAGAAAATGTTCCAATAGGTTTTCCATGATAGAAATTTTTCGAGCTTTCTAATTGATCAGAAATAAATTTTGTAGAATCTTCGCATTCTAAATAATTAATTACAGACAAAATATCCTCTTCTTTAAATCTATCATCTGATAAAATAGTTTGAATATAAGTTGGATGAATAGAGCAGTCAGCCGCCATGAAATAATAGGAATTAGTTCCCCATAGATATTTTTCTTTGAGTTTTTTAAAATCATTATTTATCATTTTCAAAAGAGGAATCAAATTTGTTTTATCTTTCTTATATCTTTCCAAGCATAATACTAATTCCTCCGTCTTAGTATTACCAGCGCCTCTACCCATCCCATTAATAGTACTGTCAACCCAAACGATTCCATTTTCAATTGCTTTTAAAGTATTTATCAAAGCAAAGCCTTTATTATCATGAGCATGAAATCCAATTTGACCATCCCAAAACTTTTTTAAAAATCTTACAATATCTACAATATCATCGGGATTTAAGGCACCAAAGCTATCAGCTAAATAAATTATATCAATCTCATTTTCATTAGCTATTATTGCAATTTTCTTAAATTGATTTTCTCTTATTTTAGAAACTTGCATAATATTTACAGCTGTTTTATAACCTTTCTGTTTTAATATTTTAAAAGCAGGAGCTATGATTTCAAAATCATCAAATGTACATGCAATCCTTAATAAATCTACTTTAGAATTTTTTTTATCTAAAGGAACTAACATTTTAAGTATTTCACTATTTAACTGATTAGCTGAAATTAAATCATCAGCATTAATCATAATTGCGACATTAATTCCAGCTGGAATATCAAGATTATTTAAAAAGTCATCATTACAAAATGCATATGCACCCTTAAAGCCCTTGTTTTTTAGTAATCGAAATCCAAGCTCTACATAATTAATTTTAGCAACACTTAAAGCAAGTAGATAATTTTTTACGAACTCATAAGAAAAATTCCAATAGTTATAATAACCCCCATCTCTCAATGTACAGTCGATATTTACAATATTACTCTTCATAAAAAGGTAATAAACAACATTCAGAACAATAATTTATATTCTATCTAATAATGAGAAAACTATAAAGAGATGATTCATCTTCTTAAATATTTAAAGTGTCTAAATATTGCCATACAAACCAAAAAGCTATAGTCTAAGAGAAGATTTTTTATGCACAATAAACATTAGAATTAAGTTCAAAATTGGCTTAATTCAGTCCGTTTACTCTAACTATTTCTCAGAGGATCAAACATAAACTAACTTATACAACTGGGTAAGATTTGAAGAGAAGCATCCACATACCTTCAGAGGAAGGTATCAGTTCTAGGTTTATAAAACTAAAATTTAGCGCATACTAAATTGATGAAAACCACCAACGAAAACATGCGGATGTTCTAAGAGATATGGAAAAGGCTGGAACAAAAGTTATTTGTCTTTCAAAGAAACCTCCCAAAAGCCTTTTGAAAAACTAGGGTAAAAAAAGCTTAAGGAATATATAGATGTATGAGCCTCGACCTTCCAGAAATAAATATTTTTCTGAGAGCATCTTTAGTCGTGACACTTATAACTATCGTCGTCTACGACTTTCCTGCTCTAACCATTAGTTGATTTATTGTTTGTGTTTGCACAGTCATAGCGACCAAGCATCTCTCAAAATTCAACTGGTTTGAAACGGTACTTACATTTATTCTCATCGCTGGCAATCAAAAAAACAGGCGGACATATACCGACATTCGTTTTTTGCAGATGTTTGGTTGGATTGATCATGGTATTTTTATTGATTACGCATGATAAATAAAATGCAAAAAATAAATATTGGCACAAGTTATAATCATAATTAGTAGATCCTCGAAAAAAAAAAGAGGAAAATGAAAGAGGAACAAATCAAAAAGAAAAAAAACTCGGAAATGATGACATTCCCAGTTCCATTTACTTTAGGGGAAATAGAAGAAAATTTTACTATTAACAGCAACACAGCCAATAAATCCTATCAAGAGCAAATAATTGAACAAGCAAATAATCAGGGCGTAAAGACACAGAGATTAAATACGCTAAAAACGCAGCTGAAACCAACAGATGAAGATTTAAATAAACTATTGCTGGGATATCAAAAAAGACAATTTGATGAAGCCGAGAAATTGGCTATTTCCCTTTCCGAAAGGTTTCCCAAACATCCCTTTTCTTGGAAAGTGCTTGGGGCTTTACTCAAACAGACTGGCAGAATTATTGAGTCATTAGTTCCGATTCAAAAGTCTGTGGAGCTAGCGCCACAAGATGCAGAAGCCCACAGCAACTTGGGTATCACTCTAAAAGAACTGGGTAGACTTGAAGAAGCCGAAGCAAGCTATAAACACGCAATAGCGTTGAATCCTAGCTATGCAGAAGCCCACTTCAACCTGGGTATCACTCTAAAAGAACTGGGTAAATTTGAAGAAGCTGAAGCAATCTATAAACAAGCAATAACGTTGAAGCCTGGCTATGCAGAAGCCCACAGCAACTTGGGTATCACGCTACAAGAACTGGGTAAATTTGAAGAAGCTGAAACAAGCTATAAACAAGCTATAACATTGAAGCCAGACTTTGCAGAAGCCCACAGCAACTTGGGCGTCACACTACAAGAACTGCGTAAATTCGAAGAAGCTGAAGCAAGCTATAAACAAGCGATAGCGTTGAAGCCTGACTTTGCAGAAGCCCACAGCAACTTGGGCGCCACCCTAATAGAACTAGGGAGATTGGAAGAAGCTGAAGCAAGCTATAAGAAAGCGATAGCGTTGAAGCCTGACTTTGCCGATGCCCACAGCAACCTGGGTAACACGCTAAAAGAACTGGGTAGATTTGAAGAAGCTATTTCTAATAACCAAAAAGCTTTTGCCAACCGTACTGGGATCCGTCCAGTTGGCAATGAATCACTTGCTCCAGCTACTACTACTGTTTTTATTGAATTAACTAATAAGTGT is a genomic window containing:
- a CDS encoding aldolase catalytic domain-containing protein; the encoded protein is MKSNIVNIDCTLRDGGYYNYWNFSYEFVKNYLLALSVAKINYVELGFRLLKNKGFKGAYAFCNDDFLNNLDIPAGINVAIMINADDLISANQLNSEILKMLVPLDKKNSKVDLLRIACTFDDFEIIAPAFKILKQKGYKTAVNIMQVSKIRENQFKKIAIIANENEIDIIYLADSFGALNPDDIVDIVRFLKKFWDGQIGFHAHDNKGFALINTLKAIENGIVWVDSTINGMGRGAGNTKTEELVLCLERYKKDKTNLIPLLKMINNDFKKLKEKYLWGTNSYYFMAADCSIHPTYIQTILSDDRFKEEDILSVINYLECEDSTKFISDQLESSKNFYHGKPIGTFSPITILNNKEVLIIGSSKNLELHRKALEDFIRKQKPVVIALNACSQIDESLIDYRIACNPMRLMADLDIYLGLTQPLITPLSMLPKSLSRKLRRKNVLDYGIGISKDGFEFNKSYGIIPNQLVFAYVLSFIASGKAKKAFLSGFEGYGLGDIRNSEINELIDKFKQRANNLRLIAITPSQYSGLEKISIYGI
- a CDS encoding tetratricopeptide repeat protein; its protein translation is MKEEQIKKKKNSEMMTFPVPFTLGEIEENFTINSNTANKSYQEQIIEQANNQGVKTQRLNTLKTQLKPTDEDLNKLLLGYQKRQFDEAEKLAISLSERFPKHPFSWKVLGALLKQTGRIIESLVPIQKSVELAPQDAEAHSNLGITLKELGRLEEAEASYKHAIALNPSYAEAHFNLGITLKELGKFEEAEAIYKQAITLKPGYAEAHSNLGITLQELGKFEEAETSYKQAITLKPDFAEAHSNLGVTLQELRKFEEAEASYKQAIALKPDFAEAHSNLGATLIELGRLEEAEASYKKAIALKPDFADAHSNLGNTLKELGRFEEAISNNQKAFANRTGIRPVGNESLAPATTTVFIELTNKCNFHCTFCPSDSQKRRLGSMKLELVKQLYEENADKKFAEYVHLHLMGEPTLHPELIEILKFGSIKKVKTNLTTNISTLGATNVSKILDALYGTITASHMSPTEDTFHVRGSVAISWERYIGNLRLLVREYIKRLAKGNATKNNIDIRVMVTQNTASNVSIIGSSKEAGDILKEWNDFVAEVENELGMAPFARKDHNDNDLVRGNKYSSTSYSLQKGIKLTFWRAFTFANTRVSDDFNLKKTRQVSYCPHPFTDVGVLWNGDVTLCCLDHDGQLKVGNVNDSSIENVIQSEASQKLRASMLGEYPLPSICQTCQERPIKRENT